The genome window TACCAATCAATGGAAACAGCTATCGTACGAAAGATAAGTTACACAGGGACTACAAGGGGGGTCAGAATTAGTTGCAAAAAGGGGTCAATATTACTTGACAATCTACA of Calorimonas adulescens contains these proteins:
- a CDS encoding ATP-binding protein produces the protein MFGDPVISSAIIDRIAHHCHIIPINGNSYRTKDKLHRDYKGGQN